A section of the Chryseobacterium ginsenosidimutans genome encodes:
- the gldD gene encoding gliding motility lipoprotein GldD translates to MFKNAIFIFLALFLVSCSKETTPKPYGELRLEYPAPKYQKFDNNCNYTFEYSDFAKITDAKKPCWYYLNYPKMKAKIFVTYYPIQNDFAAHIQEAEKMVYEHTIKASAIDTKSFEYPEKKVYGNFYELKGQSASNLQFYITDSTKHFVTAYLYFNTRPKPDSLAPAVDYIKKDMMHLLDTFEWKK, encoded by the coding sequence ATGTTTAAAAACGCCATTTTTATTTTTTTAGCCCTATTTTTGGTGTCTTGCAGTAAAGAAACGACTCCCAAGCCTTATGGAGAGCTTCGTTTGGAATATCCGGCTCCGAAATATCAGAAATTTGATAATAATTGTAATTATACATTTGAATATTCTGATTTTGCGAAAATTACTGATGCCAAAAAGCCTTGTTGGTATTATTTAAACTATCCGAAAATGAAGGCAAAGATTTTCGTTACGTATTATCCGATACAAAATGATTTTGCTGCTCATATTCAGGAAGCTGAAAAAATGGTTTACGAACATACAATTAAAGCAAGTGCGATCGATACAAAATCTTTTGAATACCCTGAAAAAAAGGTCTACGGGAATTTTTATGAGTTGAAAGGACAAAGTGCTTCAAATCTTCAATTTTACATTACAGACAGCACAAAACACTTTGTGACTGCCTATTTATACTTTAACACAAGACCGAAACCGGATTCTTTGGCTCCTGCAGTAGATTATATCAAAAAAGATATGATGCATTTGCTGGACACATTTGAATGGAAAAAATAA
- a CDS encoding PfkB family carbohydrate kinase translates to MKLLVVGSVAFDAIETPFGKTDKILGGAATYIGITSSILGVKSGIVSVVGGDFPQEHLDMFTDRNINIEGIEIVKEGKTFFWSGKYHNDLNTRDTLATEVNVLENFDPKIPDSMQDAEILLLGNLHPGVQLSVLEKMNTRPKLVILDTMNFWMDSALDVLMDMIAKTDVITINDEEARQLSGEYSLVKAAKKIHTMGPEYVIIKKGEHGALLFHDNKVFAIPALPLEDVFDPTGAGDTFAGGFAAYLAKKGKFDFETMKSALIVGSAMASFTVEKFGTERIQEVNESDMFERLRQFKELTTFDVELQ, encoded by the coding sequence ATGAAACTTTTAGTTGTAGGAAGTGTTGCGTTCGACGCAATCGAAACGCCATTTGGAAAAACTGATAAAATCTTAGGAGGTGCAGCGACTTATATCGGGATCACTTCATCTATTTTGGGTGTTAAGTCCGGAATCGTTTCTGTCGTAGGAGGAGATTTCCCACAGGAACACCTTGATATGTTTACAGACAGAAACATCAATATTGAAGGAATAGAAATTGTAAAAGAAGGAAAAACTTTCTTCTGGTCAGGAAAATATCACAATGATCTTAATACAAGAGATACATTGGCTACTGAGGTTAATGTTTTAGAGAATTTTGACCCAAAAATTCCGGATTCTATGCAGGATGCGGAGATTTTATTGTTAGGAAATCTTCATCCGGGCGTACAATTATCAGTGCTGGAAAAAATGAACACACGTCCAAAACTGGTTATCCTTGATACCATGAATTTCTGGATGGATTCTGCTTTGGATGTTTTGATGGATATGATTGCTAAAACTGATGTTATCACAATCAACGATGAAGAAGCAAGACAGCTTTCAGGAGAATATTCTTTGGTAAAAGCAGCTAAGAAAATCCATACAATGGGACCGGAATATGTAATTATCAAAAAAGGGGAGCATGGTGCTTTACTTTTCCATGATAACAAAGTATTTGCGATTCCTGCGTTACCGTTGGAAGATGTTTTCGATCCTACCGGAGCGGGAGATACTTTTGCGGGAGGTTTTGCAGCTTATTTGGCTAAAAAAGGAAAATTCGATTTCGAGACAATGAAGTCTGCATTAATCGTAGGTTCGGCAATGGCTTCTTTTACGGTTGAGAAATTCGGAACAGAAAGAATTCAGGAAGTAAATGAATCTGATATGTTCGAAAGATTGAGACAATTCAAAGAATTAACAACTTTCGATGTAGAACTACAATAA
- a CDS encoding peptidylprolyl isomerase — protein sequence MINKLKITFLFGIFIMLFATNTMNAQLKQGDLVDGIAAVIGDEIVLESDVNEQMNYAKQQGASNIDKCEFLENLLNNKLLVYEAKKDTLIENRSAQIKEGANAKYQQLLSQFPDEKAMLTAYKFRNGYEMKNAIEKIDADQYYGQAKYQRVTDKADVTPNEVTDFYSLYKAQLPEIKDEVSLSQIMMYPKLTEAHKDDLINRLKKIKKDIEGGETFESQARIYSEDPGSASTGGLMKNITKGQMVKPFEAAALNLQEGEISEPVESEFGYHIIQLVKKSGKVYDARHILLMATPTDAEIKTAKVKLDSIRGLINDGKLTFKDAAFKFSDDKRTKFNAGVIPGSDGSNKIERETVPGTISYELAGLNKGDITTAFDDEDERKRKVVKIVKVEDVIPAHQITLETDYDRIKQMALNKKRNEMVEKFVNSKLPITFISIDGRYDSCNFKGSWKKDSIKK from the coding sequence ATGATAAATAAACTTAAGATCACTTTTCTTTTTGGAATCTTCATCATGTTATTCGCAACGAATACGATGAATGCTCAGCTAAAACAGGGAGATTTAGTGGATGGTATTGCTGCTGTAATCGGTGATGAAATTGTTTTGGAGTCTGACGTGAACGAGCAGATGAATTATGCAAAACAGCAGGGAGCTTCTAATATAGATAAGTGTGAGTTTTTGGAAAACCTTCTTAACAACAAACTTCTTGTTTACGAAGCAAAAAAAGATACTTTAATTGAAAACCGTTCTGCGCAGATCAAAGAAGGAGCTAACGCAAAATATCAGCAGTTACTTTCACAGTTTCCCGACGAAAAAGCGATGTTAACAGCTTATAAGTTCAGAAACGGATATGAAATGAAAAATGCGATTGAGAAAATCGATGCTGATCAATATTACGGACAGGCTAAATATCAGAGAGTTACTGATAAAGCAGACGTTACGCCAAACGAAGTGACTGATTTTTATAGCTTATATAAGGCACAGTTGCCTGAGATTAAAGATGAGGTTTCATTGTCTCAGATCATGATGTATCCTAAATTAACGGAAGCTCATAAAGATGATTTGATCAACAGACTAAAAAAAATCAAGAAAGATATTGAAGGAGGAGAAACTTTTGAAAGTCAGGCGAGAATTTATTCTGAAGATCCGGGTTCGGCTTCAACGGGTGGTTTGATGAAGAATATTACTAAAGGGCAAATGGTAAAACCTTTCGAGGCAGCAGCATTGAACCTTCAGGAAGGAGAGATTTCAGAACCTGTAGAATCAGAATTTGGTTATCATATTATTCAATTGGTGAAAAAATCAGGAAAAGTGTATGATGCAAGACATATCCTGTTAATGGCGACGCCAACGGATGCTGAGATTAAAACGGCAAAAGTAAAGCTAGACAGTATCAGAGGTTTGATTAACGATGGTAAATTAACTTTTAAAGATGCAGCTTTCAAATTTTCTGACGATAAAAGAACAAAATTCAACGCAGGTGTAATTCCTGGTTCGGACGGTTCTAATAAAATTGAAAGAGAAACTGTTCCCGGAACAATCAGCTACGAATTGGCAGGTTTAAATAAAGGAGATATCACGACTGCTTTTGATGATGAAGATGAAAGAAAGAGAAAAGTAGTGAAAATCGTAAAAGTTGAAGATGTAATTCCTGCACACCAGATTACTTTGGAAACAGATTATGACAGGATCAAGCAAATGGCACTGAACAAAAAAAGAAATGAAATGGTTGAAAAGTTTGTGAATTCAAAACTTCCGATAACATTTATTTCTATCGACGGTCGTTATGACTCTTGTAACTTCAAAGGAAGTTGGAAAAAAGATTCAATTAAAAAATAA
- a CDS encoding NAD(P)H-dependent flavin oxidoreductase, giving the protein MSNFIDFNSAKKLQEMQQSQNRITQLFTIQYPIIQAGMIWHSGWKLASAVSNCGGLGLIGSASMYPDILRENIQKCKKATDKPFGVNVALLYPNLEEIINIILEEGVKIVFTSAGSPKAYTETLQKEGIKVAHVVSSTKFAMKCEDAGVDAIVAEGFEAGGHNGRDETTTFCLIPNVRKHISKPLIAAGGIALGSQIKAAMILGADGVQIGSRFAATIEASAHDNWKNKITELQEGDTHLTLKELAPVRMVKNKFFNELEEIYNTGRNKESLIASLGRARAKKGMFEGDMEDGELEIGQVSALIDDVLPVETVFQNLLKEFHEAQNPSL; this is encoded by the coding sequence ATGAGCAATTTTATAGATTTTAATTCGGCTAAAAAGCTTCAGGAAATGCAGCAAAGTCAAAATAGAATTACACAACTGTTTACTATTCAATATCCGATAATTCAGGCGGGAATGATCTGGCATTCCGGATGGAAGCTCGCTTCGGCGGTTTCTAATTGTGGCGGATTGGGATTAATCGGTTCTGCGAGTATGTATCCCGATATTTTGCGTGAAAACATTCAGAAATGTAAAAAAGCTACCGATAAACCTTTTGGTGTAAATGTCGCTTTGCTTTACCCTAATTTAGAAGAAATTATCAATATTATTTTAGAAGAAGGCGTAAAAATTGTTTTTACATCTGCCGGAAGTCCGAAAGCCTACACAGAAACTCTTCAAAAAGAAGGAATAAAAGTGGCTCATGTAGTTTCGTCTACAAAATTTGCAATGAAATGCGAAGATGCAGGAGTTGATGCAATTGTTGCAGAAGGTTTTGAAGCTGGAGGTCATAATGGAAGAGATGAAACCACAACTTTCTGCCTGATTCCGAATGTAAGAAAACATATCTCAAAACCATTGATTGCAGCAGGTGGAATTGCTTTGGGTTCTCAAATAAAGGCAGCAATGATTCTTGGCGCAGACGGAGTTCAGATTGGTTCCCGTTTTGCTGCGACCATTGAAGCAAGTGCACACGATAATTGGAAAAATAAAATTACAGAACTTCAGGAAGGTGATACGCATTTGACTTTAAAAGAGTTAGCTCCTGTAAGAATGGTTAAAAATAAATTCTTCAACGAACTTGAAGAAATCTACAATACCGGGAGAAATAAAGAATCGTTAATTGCTTCTTTAGGACGTGCAAGAGCAAAAAAGGGAATGTTTGAAGGCGATATGGAAGATGGTGAACTTGAGATCGGGCAGGTTTCAGCTTTAATTGATGATGTTTTGCCTGTTGAAACGGTTTTTCAGAATTTATTGAAAGAATTTCACGAAGCCCAAAATCCAAGTTTATAA
- a CDS encoding alpha/beta fold hydrolase codes for MEGRIIDVNGKKIYIEYNKSFINKPTIVFLHDSLGCTQLWRDFPAKLAEATQCNVLAYDRLGYGKSFPMSTHERKNDYMESEADHLNDLLNELDIKEAILFGHSDGGTIALITASKYPEKVKGTICEAGHIFVEDITVKGVSDALKAYEKTDLPERLRKYHGDKVEMMVKAWTEIWLSDHFRNWNIEYLLKNIISPLLFIQGEADVYGTLAQVEKTISRVSGSAEKFIIPNVGYTPHKEIPDVVLNKTTEFVKNCTVNISVCL; via the coding sequence ATGGAAGGAAGGATTATCGATGTAAATGGTAAAAAAATTTATATAGAATACAACAAGTCATTCATAAATAAACCGACAATCGTCTTTTTACATGATTCTTTAGGCTGTACTCAGCTTTGGAGAGATTTTCCTGCGAAATTGGCTGAAGCAACTCAATGCAACGTTTTGGCTTATGATCGTCTAGGATATGGTAAATCTTTTCCAATGTCTACTCATGAAAGGAAAAATGATTATATGGAATCTGAAGCTGATCATTTAAATGATTTGCTAAATGAGCTCGATATAAAAGAAGCCATTCTGTTCGGTCACAGCGACGGAGGAACCATTGCGCTAATTACAGCCTCAAAATACCCTGAAAAAGTAAAAGGAACCATTTGTGAGGCTGGACATATTTTCGTGGAAGATATAACCGTAAAAGGTGTTAGTGACGCTCTTAAAGCTTACGAAAAAACTGATCTTCCTGAACGTTTAAGAAAATATCACGGTGATAAAGTAGAAATGATGGTTAAAGCATGGACAGAAATCTGGCTCAGCGACCATTTCAGAAATTGGAATATTGAATATCTATTGAAAAATATAATTTCTCCATTGCTTTTTATTCAGGGTGAAGCTGATGTTTACGGAACCTTAGCTCAGGTTGAAAAAACAATTTCCCGAGTAAGTGGAAGCGCAGAAAAATTTATCATTCCAAATGTTGGATATACGCCGCATAAGGAAATTCCGGATGTAGTTTTAAACAAAACGACTGAATTTGTAAAAAACTGTACTGTGAATATATCTGTATGTTTATAA
- a CDS encoding HD domain-containing protein, with protein sequence MMNLKNRFQQNCSLFSQDQKVVEDLWSEIEQKYLGKSRYYHNLDHLENMFSELDNVKDKIENFTNISFSVFYHDIIYDASSKSNEEKSAEFAKIRLEKLNVDQSSIERISEQIIATKTHQKSDDNDTNYLLDADLSILGKDLESYINYTKKIRKEYSIYPDLLYKPGRKKVLLHFLKLENIFKTENFQEKYEVRARDNIQFEIASL encoded by the coding sequence ATGATGAATTTAAAAAACAGATTTCAGCAAAACTGTTCTCTGTTTTCTCAGGATCAAAAGGTTGTTGAAGATTTATGGTCTGAAATTGAGCAAAAGTATTTGGGGAAAAGCAGATATTATCATAATCTTGACCATCTTGAAAATATGTTTTCTGAGCTTGATAATGTAAAAGACAAGATTGAAAATTTTACGAATATTTCTTTTTCTGTTTTTTATCACGATATTATTTATGATGCTTCTTCAAAATCAAATGAGGAGAAAAGTGCAGAATTTGCAAAAATCCGGCTTGAAAAATTAAATGTAGACCAAAGTTCTATTGAAAGAATTTCAGAACAGATTATTGCTACTAAAACTCACCAAAAATCTGATGATAATGACACGAATTATCTTCTGGATGCTGATCTTTCTATTCTTGGAAAAGATTTAGAATCTTATATTAATTACACTAAAAAAATAAGAAAAGAATATTCTATTTATCCGGATTTGCTTTACAAACCTGGAAGGAAAAAGGTTTTACTACATTTTTTGAAGCTGGAAAATATTTTTAAAACTGAGAATTTTCAGGAAAAATATGAAGTTCGGGCGAGAGACAATATTCAATTTGAAATTGCCAGTTTATAA
- a CDS encoding rhodanese-like domain-containing protein, with the protein MSLSEVIKSGNYELIDVREPMELEMDGNIEGAKNIPLGEVEDRQDEILSIEKPVILFCRSGNRSGKALEYLNSQGLKNGYNGGGWSELKANLEANQGTF; encoded by the coding sequence ATGTCTTTATCAGAAGTAATAAAATCAGGAAATTATGAACTAATTGACGTTCGTGAGCCAATGGAGCTTGAAATGGACGGAAATATAGAAGGTGCCAAAAATATTCCTCTTGGTGAAGTAGAAGACAGACAAGACGAAATTCTGTCGATTGAAAAACCTGTAATCCTATTCTGCAGAAGTGGAAACAGAAGCGGCAAAGCATTAGAATATCTTAATTCTCAAGGCTTGAAAAACGGTTACAACGGCGGAGGCTGGTCTGAACTGAAAGCAAATCTAGAAGCAAATCAAGGAACTTTTTAA
- the queG gene encoding tRNA epoxyqueuosine(34) reductase QueG — MNSNTEKYSQLIKSKAKSFGFQNCGISKADFLEEDAKPLEAWLKNNFHGEMKYMENHFDKRLDPRLLVEGSKSVISLSYNYFPEEKISTLENFKISKYAYAEDYHEVIKDILREMVAELQQEIGAFGFRVFVDSAPVLERSWARKSGIGWVGKNANLITKQNGSFYFLAEIICDLELLPDHETTDHCGTCRKCIDACPTSAIVSEKLIDGSKCISYATIELKNEIPDYFKDKMDDWMFGCDVCQDVCPWNRFSAPNSQSKFTPNEALKNFKKGEWKELTQELFSEIFKKSPVKRTKFAGLKRNIEFLDQTSEKKR; from the coding sequence ATGAATTCAAATACTGAAAAATATTCGCAATTAATAAAGTCCAAAGCAAAAAGTTTCGGGTTTCAAAACTGTGGAATTTCTAAAGCAGATTTTTTGGAAGAAGACGCAAAACCTTTGGAAGCTTGGTTAAAGAATAATTTTCATGGCGAAATGAAATACATGGAAAATCATTTCGATAAAAGACTTGATCCGAGATTATTGGTAGAAGGTTCAAAATCAGTTATTTCGCTTTCCTATAACTATTTTCCAGAAGAGAAAATTTCAACGTTAGAGAATTTTAAGATTTCAAAATACGCTTATGCCGAAGATTATCATGAAGTAATTAAAGATATTCTGCGCGAAATGGTTGCCGAATTACAGCAAGAAATAGGAGCGTTCGGGTTTCGGGTTTTTGTAGATTCTGCGCCTGTTTTGGAAAGAAGCTGGGCAAGAAAATCAGGAATTGGCTGGGTCGGAAAAAATGCCAATTTAATTACCAAACAAAACGGATCTTTTTATTTTCTGGCAGAAATTATCTGTGATTTGGAACTGCTTCCGGATCATGAAACGACCGATCATTGCGGAACTTGTCGGAAATGTATTGATGCTTGCCCTACAAGTGCAATTGTTTCAGAAAAATTAATCGATGGAAGCAAATGTATTTCCTATGCAACAATTGAATTAAAAAACGAAATTCCCGATTATTTTAAAGATAAAATGGATGACTGGATGTTCGGCTGTGATGTCTGTCAGGATGTTTGCCCGTGGAACAGATTTTCAGCACCGAATAGTCAAAGTAAATTCACTCCGAATGAAGCTTTAAAAAACTTCAAAAAAGGAGAATGGAAAGAGCTTACTCAAGAATTATTCTCAGAAATTTTCAAAAAATCTCCTGTGAAACGAACAAAATTTGCAGGATTAAAAAGGAATATTGAATTTTTGGATCAAACTTCAGAAAAAAAGAGATGA
- a CDS encoding TIGR02117 family protein, whose product MKKMLFLILKTLGILVGIIVLYIAMGYLLPFIEISAKDDGQKKEIPIYIYTNGVHTDIVMPVKNDVQDWSAKIPFANTKSKQTDYKYVGIGWGDKGFYLDTPTWADLKFSTAFKAAFWLSESAMHCSYYREMKEGDDCKMIMISKNQYKKLVEFVDSKFDKDEKGNFVFIPTNAVYGSNDAFYDAKGKYSFLDTCNTWANDALKASGQKAAFWTPSDYGIFLHYK is encoded by the coding sequence GTGAAAAAAATGTTATTTCTTATTCTCAAAACTTTAGGAATTCTTGTAGGAATCATTGTTTTATATATTGCGATGGGATATTTACTGCCTTTTATTGAGATTTCAGCCAAGGATGACGGACAAAAGAAAGAAATTCCTATTTATATTTATACCAATGGAGTTCATACTGATATTGTAATGCCAGTGAAGAATGATGTGCAGGACTGGAGTGCAAAAATCCCTTTTGCTAATACAAAATCCAAACAGACAGATTATAAATACGTAGGTATTGGCTGGGGAGACAAAGGTTTTTATCTCGATACACCAACTTGGGCAGACCTGAAGTTTTCAACTGCTTTTAAAGCGGCTTTCTGGTTGAGCGAATCGGCAATGCATTGTTCTTATTACAGAGAAATGAAAGAAGGTGACGACTGCAAAATGATTATGATCAGCAAAAATCAATATAAAAAATTGGTAGAATTTGTTGACAGTAAATTTGATAAAGATGAAAAAGGAAATTTTGTTTTCATCCCGACCAATGCAGTTTACGGCAGCAATGATGCTTTTTATGATGCAAAAGGAAAATACAGCTTCCTGGATACCTGCAATACCTGGGCAAATGATGCCTTAAAAGCTTCGGGGCAAAAAGCTGCATTTTGGACTCCTTCAGATTACGGAATTTTCCTGCACTATAAATAA
- a CDS encoding SRPBCC family protein, giving the protein MKHQLFREQQLNCNIETAWKFFSSANNLSEITPKDMKFIVLTHFENDEIFEGMIIDYFVSPLVGIKMKWKTEIIQVDFQKNFTDFQKQGPYKLWHHHHEFIENENGVLMKDTVDYELPFGFLGEIAHDLFIKNKLENIFNYRYEILEKRFNK; this is encoded by the coding sequence ATGAAACACCAGCTCTTTCGAGAACAACAATTAAATTGCAATATAGAAACCGCATGGAAATTCTTTTCCTCTGCAAATAATCTTTCAGAAATCACTCCAAAAGATATGAAATTCATTGTATTGACTCATTTTGAAAATGATGAAATCTTTGAAGGCATGATTATCGATTATTTCGTTTCACCGTTAGTCGGAATTAAAATGAAATGGAAAACCGAGATTATTCAGGTTGATTTTCAGAAAAATTTTACCGATTTCCAGAAACAGGGACCATACAAATTATGGCATCATCACCATGAGTTTATAGAAAATGAAAATGGTGTTTTGATGAAAGATACTGTTGATTATGAACTGCCTTTTGGTTTTTTAGGCGAAATTGCTCATGATCTTTTCATTAAAAATAAATTAGAAAATATTTTTAATTACAGATATGAAATTCTGGAAAAACGTTTCAATAAATAA
- a CDS encoding cryptochrome/photolyase family protein — MKNKINVFWFRRDLRLHDNCGLHHALKAGLKVLPVFIFDTDILDNLENKSDRRVDYFHRALHEINEELKEHTTGLTVFQGKPLDIIEKLTKDFDVETVFCNRDYEPQAIKRDQEIENFLKTNQIDFKSYKDQVIFEKEEVIKKDGTPYTVFTPYSRKWKEILNSNKIENFTTDFSGFLQYSAPTFPDLKDIGFEKTEVEFVKPILKESIIDDYNQYRDFPGLDHTTRLGIALRFGTISIRKCVQFAAQHNETWLNELIWREFFMQILYHFPKVVNNSFKEKYENIQWRNDEKEFKLWCEGKTGYPIVDAGMRELNETGFMHNRVRMVVASFLTKHLLIDWRWGETYFAEKLLDYELSSNNGNWQWAAGCGCDAAPYFRVFNPSEQTKKFDKDQKYIKKWLTEKEMTAEPIVDHAFARSRALEVYGKAVGNKKL, encoded by the coding sequence ATTAAGAATAAAATAAATGTTTTCTGGTTTCGGAGAGATTTAAGGTTACATGATAATTGCGGTTTGCATCATGCTTTGAAGGCTGGTTTGAAAGTGTTGCCTGTTTTTATTTTTGATACGGATATTTTGGATAACCTTGAAAATAAATCTGACAGACGGGTTGATTATTTCCATCGGGCTTTACATGAAATTAATGAAGAATTAAAAGAGCATACAACAGGATTGACTGTTTTTCAGGGAAAGCCTTTAGATATAATTGAAAAGTTAACAAAGGATTTTGATGTTGAAACTGTTTTTTGTAATCGGGATTATGAGCCTCAAGCTATAAAACGAGACCAGGAAATTGAAAACTTTCTGAAAACAAATCAAATTGATTTTAAAAGTTATAAAGATCAGGTAATTTTTGAAAAAGAAGAAGTCATTAAAAAAGACGGAACTCCTTATACCGTTTTCACACCATATTCAAGGAAATGGAAAGAAATTTTAAATTCAAATAAAATCGAAAACTTCACAACAGATTTTTCTGGTTTTTTACAGTATTCTGCTCCAACGTTTCCGGATCTGAAAGATATTGGTTTTGAAAAAACTGAAGTTGAATTTGTAAAACCGATTTTAAAGGAATCAATCATTGATGATTATAATCAATACAGGGATTTTCCGGGTTTAGATCATACAACACGTTTGGGAATTGCTCTGCGTTTCGGTACAATTTCCATTAGAAAATGTGTTCAGTTTGCAGCTCAACACAATGAGACATGGCTGAATGAACTGATTTGGAGGGAGTTTTTTATGCAGATTTTATATCATTTTCCTAAAGTTGTTAATAATTCTTTTAAAGAAAAATATGAAAATATCCAATGGCGAAATGATGAAAAAGAATTTAAGCTCTGGTGCGAAGGTAAAACAGGCTATCCTATTGTAGATGCAGGAATGCGGGAACTAAATGAAACTGGGTTTATGCATAACAGAGTCAGAATGGTTGTTGCAAGCTTTCTTACAAAGCATTTATTGATCGATTGGAGGTGGGGCGAAACTTACTTTGCAGAAAAATTACTGGATTACGAATTGTCCTCAAATAATGGAAACTGGCAGTGGGCGGCAGGTTGTGGTTGCGATGCGGCGCCTTATTTCCGGGTTTTCAATCCTTCCGAACAAACAAAGAAATTTGATAAGGATCAAAAATATATCAAAAAATGGCTTACTGAAAAAGAGATGACTGCTGAGCCGATTGTAGATCATGCTTTTGCAAGAAGCAGGGCTTTGGAAGTTTATGGTAAAGCTGTAGGAAATAAAAAACTGTAA
- a CDS encoding succinate dehydrogenase cytochrome b subunit produces the protein MANQFLGSSIVRKVTMGLSGIFLISFLTLHVSLNFTSVIGENLFNQVSHFMGYNPVVQYIGQPILILGVVFHFVMGFILEIQNRRARPVNYIYNASSANSFWSSRNMIISGSVILAYFCLHWYDFWFQELNYKFIEMNVPNETRYYGELVHKFQNPWRVFLYCCAFILLGFHLWHGFYSSMQSVGFNNKYARAFVKFGKYFAVVVPCTFIFIALFHHFIR, from the coding sequence ATGGCAAATCAGTTTTTGGGCTCATCTATTGTCAGGAAAGTGACAATGGGGCTTTCGGGCATTTTTCTTATCAGTTTTCTGACATTGCATGTTTCGCTGAATTTTACATCCGTGATCGGCGAAAATCTTTTTAATCAGGTTTCTCATTTTATGGGCTACAATCCTGTAGTTCAGTATATCGGACAGCCGATACTGATTCTTGGTGTTGTTTTTCATTTTGTAATGGGATTTATTCTTGAGATTCAGAATAGGAGAGCGAGACCTGTGAATTATATTTACAATGCAAGCTCGGCAAACAGTTTTTGGAGTTCGAGGAATATGATCATTTCCGGCTCAGTGATTCTTGCTTATTTCTGCCTGCATTGGTATGATTTCTGGTTTCAGGAGCTTAATTATAAGTTTATAGAAATGAATGTTCCCAATGAGACAAGATATTATGGAGAATTGGTACATAAGTTTCAAAATCCGTGGCGTGTATTTTTATATTGCTGTGCTTTCATACTACTGGGTTTTCATTTGTGGCACGGCTTTTACTCATCAATGCAGTCTGTAGGATTTAATAATAAATATGCAAGAGCTTTCGTTAAGTTCGGAAAATATTTTGCGGTTGTAGTTCCGTGTACTTTTATTTTTATTGCTCTATTTCATCATTTTATAAGATAA
- a CDS encoding IS1595 family transposase, which translates to MINTNFKSILDLLKAFPDEQSCIDHLEKLRWNGDVVSPFDPTSKVYNCKGNKYRCKNTGKYFNVKTNTIFDNTKLGLQKWFLAIYIVTSHKKGISSLQLGRDLDITQKSAWFMLQRIRKCFGIENNNDLDNEVEADETYIGGKNKNRHAHKKIDGSQGRSAKDKVPVVGMVERDGKLNAYKVEDVKSHTLTREIINNVKESAKLYTDEWLGYKGVSKIYDHSIVKHNQAEFVKGRVHTNTIEGFWSLLKRGIYGIYHATSRKHLQMYVDEFVFRYNTRNHTTENRFNLLLLNLQTKLTYKTLINVK; encoded by the coding sequence ATGATTAACACAAATTTCAAATCAATTTTAGATCTTTTAAAAGCCTTTCCAGACGAACAATCATGTATTGATCACTTGGAAAAATTAAGATGGAATGGTGATGTAGTTTCGCCATTTGATCCTACTTCTAAAGTCTATAATTGTAAAGGTAATAAATACCGCTGTAAAAATACAGGCAAATATTTCAATGTAAAAACGAATACCATTTTTGACAACACTAAATTAGGGTTGCAGAAATGGTTTTTAGCTATTTATATAGTCACGTCTCACAAAAAGGGAATTTCTTCTCTACAGTTGGGGCGTGATTTGGATATTACTCAAAAATCTGCGTGGTTTATGTTGCAAAGAATCAGAAAATGTTTTGGAATTGAGAACAACAACGATTTAGATAATGAAGTTGAAGCAGACGAAACATATATAGGCGGTAAGAATAAAAATCGCCACGCACATAAAAAAATAGATGGCTCACAAGGTAGAAGTGCAAAAGATAAGGTTCCTGTAGTTGGAATGGTTGAACGTGATGGAAAACTGAATGCCTACAAAGTAGAAGATGTAAAATCACATACTTTAACCAGAGAGATAATAAATAACGTAAAAGAAAGTGCAAAACTTTATACTGATGAATGGTTGGGATATAAAGGAGTATCAAAAATTTATGATCACAGTATCGTAAAACATAATCAAGCTGAATTTGTGAAAGGTAGAGTCCATACTAACACTATTGAGGGGTTTTGGTCTTTATTAAAGCGCGGGATATATGGGATTTATCATGCAACATCAAGAAAACATTTGCAGATGTATGTTGACGAATTCGTTTTCAGATACAACACGA